From a region of the Corythoichthys intestinalis isolate RoL2023-P3 chromosome 7, ASM3026506v1, whole genome shotgun sequence genome:
- the cracd gene encoding capping protein inhibiting regulator of actin dynamics isoform X1 has translation MFPKVLLQWCAALSSCAAQIEKQRRQGKFQPFRRLFGKKKQKREAQRGFNGAQLKTSFSTGEVCNGVVSDDENASQSLRELNPVGPRSLSHDSIFIPEESAKQANLDHTMSQENVSDKVKNLQKQIAQTIKFGQKPPSLRRSEGDEESSDEETPQSPLRVMAQVETEPEKAEPVVQAAPQTRSQGTPIKSPRSKRVLSPGGTIESVNLDAVPQSVSFLDNSAAKHKLSVKPKNQRVSRKHRRFTQDSQEVSIPGVVHEDQEVPSVSAEDQRKSSTEDSLEAFEKRLLEEERLEEKRKREVEEEERRQKAERLRIEEEERCRKREKIEEEKRLREEEERRMRKEEERRQREEEERKVEEARRLRAEQKRKEEEEAKRQQELEAKRLLMEEEEIKKKEAEKQRLRESQEKNKLEVHLRKVAGDDANGCSDHQERKRRAEELRWREMEERQKPFSFQVSSGEKEILFPKVNLSPVTATAASHGDVVNPREETKASSKAQDSPNRQISPYVPHTAILVTGAQLCGTAVNLDQIRDTACKSLLGLGEDRKTKGTPPVKTRTSPDRKSAKTKSLTESIEPDPESGTVLAEWATIRSKIFKGVEEGSEYPDPARSQPQTNQEDQHEFAHTHLRKTISASAKFSITPAKKKFGDSKRNSDCSSSMSDDKTGEVTPSDTSTYASPTANRKARNRTSKNLRIAERGADECVFAKDLPSFLVPCPGAKTEGNEWKARDRCVSADPDSRVEGEELNLDSEDKPSPFGIKLRRTNYSLRFHSEQSTEKRKKRYSAGDSFDGVPSPLTPIELDSDASPVFSDRSSPASPQKETNYFLGSASPVVQRANLSKSPSPAPRGDGEHVPSKPSLYRRPAASPKLIEGVPTPPLSPLSKASYSEVQDLSGRSQPTAVAQLQRSSQGQGDEDPKEKRSFFPSINIPWREKVDRKSELIKKEKPSLQSRHSLDSARVQEKEAGPLWITLALQKQKGFREQQQNREDRRSQREAKLAEKQSRERDSVGLVMPMSPTESQGGSGSVSPGSKALMQEEPKRPDSLLGRFERREQLKKANTLPSSVTVEIADSSPSPPAVKEVSKRFTAMDSTQVSTEPAWLALAKRKAKAWSDCPQIIK, from the exons ATGTTTCCTAAGGTTTTACTGCAGTGGTGCGCGGCGCTGTCAAGCTGCGCGGCCCAAATAG aGAAGCAAAGGCGACAGGGCAAGTTCCAGCCCTTCAGGCGACTCTTTGGAAAAAAGAAGCAGAAGAGGGAAGCCCAAAGAGGTTTTAATGGGGCACAGTTGAAGACCAGTTTCTCCACTGGTGAGGTGTGCAATGGAGTTGTGTCCGATGACGAGAATGCAAGTCAAAGTCTAAG GGAGCTGAATCCCGTCGGACCTCGATCCCTGTCGCACGACAGCATATTCATCCCGGAGGAATCGGCCAAGCAGGCCAACCTAGATCACACCATGTCGCAGGAAAACGTCTCGGACAAAGTGAAGAATTTGCAG AAGCAGATCGCGCAGACTATCAAGTTTGGGCAGAAGCCCCCTTCTCTGAGAAGAAGcgagggtgatgaggaaagttcTGATGAAGAGACTCCACAGAGTCCTCTGAGAGTGATGGCACAGGTCGAAACTGAGCCAGAAAAAGCGGAACCAGTG GTCCAAGCAGCCCCGCAAACAAGATCGCAAGGTACACCTATAAAGTCCCCCAGGTCCAAAAGAGTCCTTTCACCTGGTGGTACCATCGAGTCTGTCAACCTGGATGCTGTTCCACAATCGGTGTCTTTCCTAGACAACTCTGCAGCCAAGCATAAACTCTCTGTCAAACCCAAGAATCAGAGGGTTTCACGCAAGCATCGGCGGTTCACTCAA GACAGTCAAGAAGTATCCATCCCTGGTGTGGTGCATGAGGACCAGGAAGTCCCCAGCGTCTCTGCAGAGGACCAACGCAAATCGTCCACGGAGGATTCACTAGAAGCCTTTGAGAAGAGACTATTAGAAGAAGAACGACTGGAAGAAAAGAGAAAAAGGGAGGTTGAAGAAGAGGAAAGGAGGCAAAAAGCAGAGCGTCTGAGGATCGAAGAAGAGGAGCGATGCCGTAAGCGCGAGAAGAtcgaggaagaaaagaggctccGTGAGGAAGAGGAGAGAAGGATGAGGAAAGAAGAGGAGAGGAGGCAGCGAGAGGAGGAAGAGCGCAAAGTGGAGGAAGCAAGGAGACTGAGGGCAGAGCAAAAAAggaaggaggaagaggaggccaAGCGACAGCAGGAGCTTGAGGCTAAGCGACTACTTATGGAGGAAGAGGAGATCAAGAAGAAAGAGGCAGAGAAGCAGAGGTTACGGGAGAGCCAAGAGAAGAACAAATTAGAGGTACATCTAAGAAAAGTGGCGGGAGATGATGCAAATGGATGCTCGGATCATCAAGAAAGAAAGAGAAGAGCTGAGGAGCTTCGCTGGCGGGAGATGGAGGAGCGGCAGAAGCCTTTTTCCTTCCAAGTTTCCTCAGGAGAAAAAGAAATCCTCTTTCCGAAGGTTAACCTGTCACCTGTTACAGCAACTGCTGCCTCACACGGAGATGTCGTCAATCCAAGAGAAGAAACAAAGGCCTCCTCCAAAGCACAAGACTCCCCCAACCGGCAGATTTCTCCATATGTTCCCCACACCGCCATCCTAGTGACTGGTGCCCAGCTGTGCGGCACTGCCGTGAATCTTGACCAGATCAGGGACACCGCCTGCAAGTCCCTCCTGGGTCTCGGTGAAGATCGGAAGACCAAGGGCACGCCACCCGTCAAGACCAGGACGTCGCCGGACCGCAAGTCGGCCAAAACGAAATCCCTCACAGAGTCCATTGAGCCAGATCCCGAGAGTGGAACAGTCCTGGCTGAGTGGGCCACCATAAGATCCAAAATATTCAAGGGTGTAGAGGAGGGCAGTGAGTACCCAGACCCGGCCAGGAGCCAACCTCAAACAAACCAGGAAGACCAGCACGAGTTTGCACACACGCATCTGAGGAAGACCATATCTGCCAGCGCCAAGTTCTCCATCACGCCTGCCAAAAAGAAGTTCGGAGATTCAAAAAGGAACTCTGACTGCTCCAGTTCAATGTCTGATGATAAAACTGGAGAAGTCACACCCTCTGACACTTCCACGTACGCCTCACCGACCGCAAACCGTAAAGCTCGGAACAGGACAAGTAAGAACCTCCGTATCGCAGAAAGAGGAGCGGACGAGTGTGTGTTTGCCAAAGACCTCCCATCTTTCCTTGTTCCCTGCCCCGGAGCCAAGACTGAAGGAAATGAGTGGAAGGCCCGAGATCGTTGTGTGTCAGCAGATCCTGACAGCAGAGTGGAAGGTGAGGAGCTGAATTTGGACAGCGAGGACAAGCCTTCACCATTTGGCATCAAGCTGAGGAGAACCAACTACTCACTCCGGTTCCACAGTGAGCAGTCCACTGAGAAACGGAAGAAACGCTACAGTGCCGGAGACAGCTTTGACGGCGTCCCCTCTCCCCTGACTCCTATTGAGTTGGACTCTGATGCCTCCCCTGTCTTTTCCGACCGATCTAGTCCGGCGTCGCCTCAGAAAGAAACCAATTACTTCCTCGGCTCAGCTTCCCCAGTAGTCCAACGGGCCAATTTGAGCAAATCCCCCAGCCCCGCGCCGCGAGGCGATGGGGAGCACGTGCCCTCCAAACCATCACTTTACCGCAGACCCGCTGCCTCACCCAAACTCATCGAAGGTGTTCCTACGCCTCCTCTGTCACCACTTTCTAAAGCCAGTTACAGCGAGGTGCAGGACTTGTCTGGCCGGAGTCAGCCCACGGCGGTGGCCCAGCTGCAACGGAGCAGCCAAGGCCAAGGGGACGAAGACCCCAAGGAGAAAAGATCCTTCTTCCCGTCCATCAACATTCCTTGGAGGGAAAAAGTCGACAGAAAATCAGAGCTAATCAAGAAAG AAAAACCTTCGCTTCAGAGCAGACACTCTCTGGACAGCGCTAGGGTGCAGGAGAAAGAGGCTGGCCCGCTGTGGATCACGCTGGCGCTGCAGAAGCAGAAAGGTTTCCGGGAACAGCAACAGAACCGCGAGGATCGTCGTAGCCAACGGGAAGCCAAGCTAGCAGAGAAGCAGTCCCGGGAGCGAGACAGT GTGGGCTTGGTGATGCCAATGAGCCCCACAGAGAGTCAAGGAGGAAGTGGGAGCGTCAGTCCAGGTTCTAAAGCTCTGATGCAAGAAGAGCCCAAAAGACCAGACAGCCTTCTGGGACGCTTTGAGAGAAGAGAACAGCTAAAGAAAGCCAATACATTACCCAGCTCCGTCACTG tggaAATCGCCGACTCCAGCCCATCACCCCCCGCAGTCAAAGAGGTGTCCAAGCGCTTCACCGCCATGGACTCGACCCAAGTCTCCACTGAGCCTGCCTGGCTGGCACTTGCCAAGCGGAAGGCAAAAGCCTGGAGTGACTGTCCTCAGATCATCAAGTAA
- the cracd gene encoding capping protein inhibiting regulator of actin dynamics isoform X2 — translation MSQENVSDKVKNLQKQIAQTIKFGQKPPSLRRSEGDEESSDEETPQSPLRVMAQVETEPEKAEPVVQAAPQTRSQGTPIKSPRSKRVLSPGGTIESVNLDAVPQSVSFLDNSAAKHKLSVKPKNQRVSRKHRRFTQDSQEVSIPGVVHEDQEVPSVSAEDQRKSSTEDSLEAFEKRLLEEERLEEKRKREVEEEERRQKAERLRIEEEERCRKREKIEEEKRLREEEERRMRKEEERRQREEEERKVEEARRLRAEQKRKEEEEAKRQQELEAKRLLMEEEEIKKKEAEKQRLRESQEKNKLEVHLRKVAGDDANGCSDHQERKRRAEELRWREMEERQKPFSFQVSSGEKEILFPKVNLSPVTATAASHGDVVNPREETKASSKAQDSPNRQISPYVPHTAILVTGAQLCGTAVNLDQIRDTACKSLLGLGEDRKTKGTPPVKTRTSPDRKSAKTKSLTESIEPDPESGTVLAEWATIRSKIFKGVEEGSEYPDPARSQPQTNQEDQHEFAHTHLRKTISASAKFSITPAKKKFGDSKRNSDCSSSMSDDKTGEVTPSDTSTYASPTANRKARNRTSKNLRIAERGADECVFAKDLPSFLVPCPGAKTEGNEWKARDRCVSADPDSRVEGEELNLDSEDKPSPFGIKLRRTNYSLRFHSEQSTEKRKKRYSAGDSFDGVPSPLTPIELDSDASPVFSDRSSPASPQKETNYFLGSASPVVQRANLSKSPSPAPRGDGEHVPSKPSLYRRPAASPKLIEGVPTPPLSPLSKASYSEVQDLSGRSQPTAVAQLQRSSQGQGDEDPKEKRSFFPSINIPWREKVDRKSELIKKEKPSLQSRHSLDSARVQEKEAGPLWITLALQKQKGFREQQQNREDRRSQREAKLAEKQSRERDSVGLVMPMSPTESQGGSGSVSPGSKALMQEEPKRPDSLLGRFERREQLKKANTLPSSVTVEIADSSPSPPAVKEVSKRFTAMDSTQVSTEPAWLALAKRKAKAWSDCPQIIK, via the exons ATGTCGCAGGAAAACGTCTCGGACAAAGTGAAGAATTTGCAG AAGCAGATCGCGCAGACTATCAAGTTTGGGCAGAAGCCCCCTTCTCTGAGAAGAAGcgagggtgatgaggaaagttcTGATGAAGAGACTCCACAGAGTCCTCTGAGAGTGATGGCACAGGTCGAAACTGAGCCAGAAAAAGCGGAACCAGTG GTCCAAGCAGCCCCGCAAACAAGATCGCAAGGTACACCTATAAAGTCCCCCAGGTCCAAAAGAGTCCTTTCACCTGGTGGTACCATCGAGTCTGTCAACCTGGATGCTGTTCCACAATCGGTGTCTTTCCTAGACAACTCTGCAGCCAAGCATAAACTCTCTGTCAAACCCAAGAATCAGAGGGTTTCACGCAAGCATCGGCGGTTCACTCAA GACAGTCAAGAAGTATCCATCCCTGGTGTGGTGCATGAGGACCAGGAAGTCCCCAGCGTCTCTGCAGAGGACCAACGCAAATCGTCCACGGAGGATTCACTAGAAGCCTTTGAGAAGAGACTATTAGAAGAAGAACGACTGGAAGAAAAGAGAAAAAGGGAGGTTGAAGAAGAGGAAAGGAGGCAAAAAGCAGAGCGTCTGAGGATCGAAGAAGAGGAGCGATGCCGTAAGCGCGAGAAGAtcgaggaagaaaagaggctccGTGAGGAAGAGGAGAGAAGGATGAGGAAAGAAGAGGAGAGGAGGCAGCGAGAGGAGGAAGAGCGCAAAGTGGAGGAAGCAAGGAGACTGAGGGCAGAGCAAAAAAggaaggaggaagaggaggccaAGCGACAGCAGGAGCTTGAGGCTAAGCGACTACTTATGGAGGAAGAGGAGATCAAGAAGAAAGAGGCAGAGAAGCAGAGGTTACGGGAGAGCCAAGAGAAGAACAAATTAGAGGTACATCTAAGAAAAGTGGCGGGAGATGATGCAAATGGATGCTCGGATCATCAAGAAAGAAAGAGAAGAGCTGAGGAGCTTCGCTGGCGGGAGATGGAGGAGCGGCAGAAGCCTTTTTCCTTCCAAGTTTCCTCAGGAGAAAAAGAAATCCTCTTTCCGAAGGTTAACCTGTCACCTGTTACAGCAACTGCTGCCTCACACGGAGATGTCGTCAATCCAAGAGAAGAAACAAAGGCCTCCTCCAAAGCACAAGACTCCCCCAACCGGCAGATTTCTCCATATGTTCCCCACACCGCCATCCTAGTGACTGGTGCCCAGCTGTGCGGCACTGCCGTGAATCTTGACCAGATCAGGGACACCGCCTGCAAGTCCCTCCTGGGTCTCGGTGAAGATCGGAAGACCAAGGGCACGCCACCCGTCAAGACCAGGACGTCGCCGGACCGCAAGTCGGCCAAAACGAAATCCCTCACAGAGTCCATTGAGCCAGATCCCGAGAGTGGAACAGTCCTGGCTGAGTGGGCCACCATAAGATCCAAAATATTCAAGGGTGTAGAGGAGGGCAGTGAGTACCCAGACCCGGCCAGGAGCCAACCTCAAACAAACCAGGAAGACCAGCACGAGTTTGCACACACGCATCTGAGGAAGACCATATCTGCCAGCGCCAAGTTCTCCATCACGCCTGCCAAAAAGAAGTTCGGAGATTCAAAAAGGAACTCTGACTGCTCCAGTTCAATGTCTGATGATAAAACTGGAGAAGTCACACCCTCTGACACTTCCACGTACGCCTCACCGACCGCAAACCGTAAAGCTCGGAACAGGACAAGTAAGAACCTCCGTATCGCAGAAAGAGGAGCGGACGAGTGTGTGTTTGCCAAAGACCTCCCATCTTTCCTTGTTCCCTGCCCCGGAGCCAAGACTGAAGGAAATGAGTGGAAGGCCCGAGATCGTTGTGTGTCAGCAGATCCTGACAGCAGAGTGGAAGGTGAGGAGCTGAATTTGGACAGCGAGGACAAGCCTTCACCATTTGGCATCAAGCTGAGGAGAACCAACTACTCACTCCGGTTCCACAGTGAGCAGTCCACTGAGAAACGGAAGAAACGCTACAGTGCCGGAGACAGCTTTGACGGCGTCCCCTCTCCCCTGACTCCTATTGAGTTGGACTCTGATGCCTCCCCTGTCTTTTCCGACCGATCTAGTCCGGCGTCGCCTCAGAAAGAAACCAATTACTTCCTCGGCTCAGCTTCCCCAGTAGTCCAACGGGCCAATTTGAGCAAATCCCCCAGCCCCGCGCCGCGAGGCGATGGGGAGCACGTGCCCTCCAAACCATCACTTTACCGCAGACCCGCTGCCTCACCCAAACTCATCGAAGGTGTTCCTACGCCTCCTCTGTCACCACTTTCTAAAGCCAGTTACAGCGAGGTGCAGGACTTGTCTGGCCGGAGTCAGCCCACGGCGGTGGCCCAGCTGCAACGGAGCAGCCAAGGCCAAGGGGACGAAGACCCCAAGGAGAAAAGATCCTTCTTCCCGTCCATCAACATTCCTTGGAGGGAAAAAGTCGACAGAAAATCAGAGCTAATCAAGAAAG AAAAACCTTCGCTTCAGAGCAGACACTCTCTGGACAGCGCTAGGGTGCAGGAGAAAGAGGCTGGCCCGCTGTGGATCACGCTGGCGCTGCAGAAGCAGAAAGGTTTCCGGGAACAGCAACAGAACCGCGAGGATCGTCGTAGCCAACGGGAAGCCAAGCTAGCAGAGAAGCAGTCCCGGGAGCGAGACAGT GTGGGCTTGGTGATGCCAATGAGCCCCACAGAGAGTCAAGGAGGAAGTGGGAGCGTCAGTCCAGGTTCTAAAGCTCTGATGCAAGAAGAGCCCAAAAGACCAGACAGCCTTCTGGGACGCTTTGAGAGAAGAGAACAGCTAAAGAAAGCCAATACATTACCCAGCTCCGTCACTG tggaAATCGCCGACTCCAGCCCATCACCCCCCGCAGTCAAAGAGGTGTCCAAGCGCTTCACCGCCATGGACTCGACCCAAGTCTCCACTGAGCCTGCCTGGCTGGCACTTGCCAAGCGGAAGGCAAAAGCCTGGAGTGACTGTCCTCAGATCATCAAGTAA